A stretch of the Papaver somniferum cultivar HN1 chromosome 6, ASM357369v1, whole genome shotgun sequence genome encodes the following:
- the LOC113288735 gene encoding dehydration-responsive element-binding protein 2D-like, giving the protein MVTTMSVSEEDKKLKTVRKRSSSAATKSRRGCMRGKGGPENSLCKYRGVRQRTWGKWVAEIREPNRGARLWLGTYNTSLEAAIAYDKTAFELYGSSAKLNLPHHQFNHQIPVKSSPASSSFSSTTTTTSNPSTQATHMEENQQTRPSSTVVNNEECPDLGMGSLQGNSMEEDEGNSVMYKMEEDDSDQIGQYWENLSLTFSDDQDIFRSLDTPMMKEYAEELGGYPSVN; this is encoded by the coding sequence ATGGTGACTACTATGAGTGTAAGTGAAGAAGATAAGAAGTTGAAAACAGTGAGGAAAAGGAGTTCCTCGGCAGCAACAAAATCAAGAAGAGGATGTATGAGAGGAAAAGGAGGTCCGGAGAATTCACTATGTAAATACAGAGGAGTTAGGCAAAGGACATGGGGGAAATGGGTTGCTGAAATTCGTGAACCAAACAGAGGTGCTAGACTATGGTTAGGTACTTATAATACATCTCTGGAAGCTGCAATTGCTTATGATAAAACTGCTTTTGAACTCTATGGTTCTTCTGCTAAACTCAATTTACCTCATCATCAATTCAATCACCAAATCCCAGTGAAATCTTCACctgcatcttcttctttttcttctactactactactacatcAAATCCTTCTACCCAAGCTACCCATATGGAAGAAAATCAACAAACAAGGCCTAGTAGTACAGTGGTCAATAATGAGGAGTGTCCTGATTTGGGTATGGGCTCTTTACAAGGGAAttcaatggaagaagatgagggTAATTCAGTAATGTACAAGATGGAGGAAGATGATAGTGATCAAATTGGTCAATATTGGGAGAACTTGTCTTTGACTTTCTCAGATGATCAAGATATCTTTAGAAGCTTAGATACGCCAA